The DNA region tgagCGACCTGCGGTGTCGTATTACAGGGAGTGAATGATAAACGAATGTGATCCAAACATCCCACTCGAAACCTGGCTGTGTACTATTCTGGAACGATATCCGAATCCATCACGGCGGCTCCAGAGACTTATATCTTCGAAATGGGAGTGCCCGTGGCGGTCTTTGCTCGGGAGCGTTCGGTGGTTCACCTGCACGAAGCTGCCATTCCCTGTGCCGATCATGGACGAACGCCATTCGCGATACCAAACATCGCGGCCGTCGTCCCTTGAGCCGCACGGGTCTTGGATAGCATGAGGAAGATGTAACCAATGCGGGTGTCCAGATAACTGGGGCCTGGAACGTTGTCACTCATTCTTTCTGCCCTAGGGGTGGCAACAATGGAGCCATGAAACAGCATCAGGGATCCCCTCGCTCACAGCTCACGCAGGTCAGGGCCGAGCCGATAGCGATTGTCAGGAGCGTAAATGACGATGCCAAGGCACGTGGGATCATACATCGCTGTTCCTGGGATTGACGGGAAATAAGTGGGCGGAGGCTTGTGTTGATTGGCGGTGATCTTCGGCATCGCGCGGTCACCATAACCGCGAGGACATTCGCGCCCCATCATAAGATAAATACAGCTGTGAGGTCGGGCGCCGACGTTGACGTCCCGGCTGCCATCGGTTACAGTAAGATGATGCCAGTGAAAAATTTTCCAGCCTGTTGAGATGGTCCTGGAGGTGCTGTCTCGTCACCGCCATTTGAGATAGTTCTGTAGAAATGTGATGTCAATCTCACAAGTAGTTCAGACGTCaaggaggatgggatggcAGATCCGATCTGCAATGGCATCTTTTCGTTCGATATCGAAACTGCCTGAAGCATGCGCAACTTGAATTTGTCCAATATCGTCCAGCAGTTCAAGATGTGAAACTATCGCCACGCCCGCTCCCCGGTCAGTCGGGATGTTCGGAAGGTGACACAAGCGGCTGTACTCGGAGCCACGAGGGGTGGAGAATGACTCGTGAGGTTTTCTGCATGGAAGTTGTGGGTCATGGCATCTTTGGAAACAGCGCGAAGTTGCTAGTCTTTCAGAAAGCAAGAGAAAATAGCGGGCTGGAGGATGGATGTCCGGATGCTGAGTGAGAGAGGTGCTCATTGTAGGGGGTCGGCCAAATCTTCTTGTGTTTGGGGGCGTGAAGGAAGATGGGGTGACGGGGTGTGAAATTCTTTGGTGCTCGCTTAAAGAAAACAAGCTTTCCGGAAGCTTGGCTCTGCTCCCGTCCCGGCGACACAACCTTGCCCACAGCCACCGGCTCGACCCACTCTCATCCAAACTGCAAAACCTGCGGAGACGGAGTAGTAAGTACAGTAAGAATTCTCAGTTCTCAACGAACTTGAGCTGTCATCAAATAATTGACTAGGTACCTCGAAATCAGGATGTCAGTGACAGTCCCTCATGGCCAGGTTTAAAGACGGGAAGGAAGACCACATTTGAAATGTAGAACACTCTAGAGGGACTGAGACGCAAGATAAATCACCAGCTATCTATAAGCCATCTTGCCGAGAGATAGGATGAATTATATTGATCCAGCCCTTCTTGAACACTGCAATTCCCCGACTCATAAGTCGTCGGAAGAACTATTTCCACTGCTTGTGATGGATGCCAAGTACCCCTCCTGAGTTTTGCGGTCATGTCGTTAAAAGGTGATACCTGGAAATGCATTGGTTTATTCGAGGTTGACCATCTGCCACAGCTTATTCGTCTGTGCGACTGTGGCAGCAAGTTGATATTGAGACATCAAAACCTTTGTCTTCCACTATCTACAAGTTGTTTCGGTCACTAAACCTTCAGGGACTGGAGTGGGAACACATTATACAAGCAGAGCCAAGGCGACTGTGGTTGATGAACGATCGGTGACAAAAGCAAACGAGAATAGGTATGATAGGGACAAGGACATGAGGTTGCTGCGATTGATTTTGCAAACTCGTATGGACGTTTCAAACACGGTGAATTCGAATTAAATTAGCTGCCAATGCCCGCTCCATGTTAGCAAAAGTCTTAGGCAATGGGAAAAGATACGATCCGTAACACTTGGTGCATACAAAAGGAATCTGGACCTATCTATTTTTCCTTCTAGTTTCTTTTCTCGCAATAGTTGTTTATAAGCTACTAAGCCCAGTTGTAATATCCTTCATCGAACATTAAAggtagaagaagaagctaGAACGCTGCCAATTATAAGATCATCTACTTGCAGTGTTAGCACGTGACAAGCGAATATCCTCTGTGGCGCAATTGGCTAGCGCGTCTGACTGTTAATCAGGAGGTTGGAAGTTCGAGCCTTCCCGGAGGAGTTCTTTttgttcctcctcctaaCCTGCTGCAAGGTCCTTCTAAAAACCACTGTCAGTTTTTATGACCATCCATCAAAGTGGTCAGCCAGTATGAAGAGCATCGTGGGATGGCTCTGCTATTTTCATAAAAGTTTGTTCTCGGCCGAGACCTTGCATGGAGGGAGCTTGGGCCCACAGCTGCAGATAAGGTTGATGTGTGGTGGATCCGCACGTGACGATTGGCTGCAAATGCCAATGGCCTGTCGGGCTCTGGGTGCCGCGTCCAATCCAGATTACGGTATTTCCAAAGTTTCATTTCATCCTCCTTGCAACACCAGCTTTTTGCGCACCGGTTCCCGATTTACCGCCGGTAAAGATCGATACGCAAACGCAGGCCACAGACCGTCCAGTTgtccaaaaacaaccacagTCTCAAGTCTGGCCAGCAGCGCCTTCGATCCCCGGTTCACAACCTGGCTTTAATGGGAAGACAGCCCGGCTGGAGCAGGCCGTACGACGGAGACATGCCCCGTCACATCGATCAAGATGTCCACAGCGCCTTTGTGGAATTTCGCAATGGCAGTAAGTTGGGTCACCTTACCGTCGTCACTGTATTGACAGTACCCGTACCCGTACCCACGCGCCAACGCCGCGTACACAACACATACATCACATACACCATGATACCTTACATGCTGCCCTCTACTAACCTTGCCGTCATTGCGCTCCACACGTAGGCGAACCCAAGTGCATGTCGGTGCAATGCCTCTACTGCAACCAGACCCGCGCCAAAAACACCACGCGCCAGAAGCAGCACCTGCTCCAATGCGCCCCCTATCTCGCTGCCCACCCCGAGATAGCTCTCCAGGCCTCGGCCGCCGCAGACGAAGCCGCAGCTGCTGGCTCGTCGTCTGAACCACAACATGGCCACCCCGATGCCTCCCAATACCCGAACCCCAATCCCCCGCCGGGTGAGCATACCAACCTCGGTTTCATGCCAAACCCACGCATAAATGGCACCCCAAACCAGATGCCCGGCCATGGAGGACGTGCTTCGATAGGCGCGCCGGATGGAACACCGGCCGCGAAGCGCCAAAAGACGAAAAACTCCAACCTTCCCGAGATACCCCTCCGCGAAGTCCACGCTGCCTTTGCCGAGTTTAAAGCCAAGGACGATGACAAGTGCATGTCTGCGCGCTGTTTACACTGCAACCAGGTCCGGGCGAAGAACACCTCCAGGCAGCGGGAGCATCTGATGGTGTGCCCCGGCTACCAGAGCGtgctgaaggagaagatcccCGCGAACAACCTCCGTCACCAAtttgacgaggatgatgtcgcCAGCTCACTGGCGCTGCCTACCCCGTCCCTGACACTTGACTTTCGGATGAGTATCCGGGTCAAGCCAAAGCTCAGCATCGGCACTGCCAACTTTGGCCGGGAAAGCTGGATTTCGTGCGTTGGCGGTCAGTGGGCTGGGAGGTTTGGTAAGGGCATCCTGCTGCCTGGCGGCCAGGACAAGCAGACTACGGTCAAGGATATGGCTACGAGGATTGATGCGAGTTATCTTTTACAAACTAATGACGAACAACCTGCCTTGATTACATGCAAGGTCAAGGGCTGGTGGACGGGGGATCGGGATGTCATGGAACGGCTGCAGGACCCGGTGGCGGCCGACAATGTGGCTGCTCACCGGTATTTGTTCCGTGTGGTCATCGAGCTGGAGACGGGCGATGAGCGGTATGCAGATGTCAACACTGGGTTGTGGGTGGGGAGCGGGTGTAGGAGAGGTGCAGAGATTGTTTATGATGCCCACCGCGTCAGTTAGTTCTGGCTGCGGTTGTTTGAGGACACAAAAGCGCGTATCATTACATCCTCCTTTGCTGGGAGATCTCTACAATTTTTCACTGTAGATTTATTCGAATTGTACTTCTTCACCAGTATGGGTAGTGGGATATAGGGGCAGGGGGCCTGAAATGATACCAACTTTGTTTAAGAGCCTTCATTCCATCCTacattttggtggtggttatcgTCAGTAAAACACCAAGCACCTCACCTCCACGCTTTCTCTGTCTGCTGCGGTTATGTGCTCTGGATCTTCAACCGCACAGTGCGGCACTCTTCGAGCTGGACAGGTTAGATCACTGTCGAAACACTTGATGAGGATTACTTCTGtgggctgctggtggtgtttgtaGTACCACTTGTGACTGCTGGAaggcttgggcttcttgacgGTCCAGGACTCGTTGCGTTTACCGGTCTTGAGGTAGATgatggaggcggggaggaggtcggtgTCGGGGACTGAGGGGGCAGAACAGAGGGCTAGGGGGTCTCTcaggatgggggagaggggacgCCAGatctgggggtggttgttagGTAGGTTGAGTGGGTGTTTTccgagagggaaaggggggtgggttaCATTGATGATCTGCCATCGCTTCTGGCTGACTGCCGTAAAGTCAGTTTCGTTGGGGAACTGCTCCCTCAGCCTGAGGACCGCCCCGTCGTAGGATTGGTCGACATGGGCTCTATGCAAGGGGCCTCGGCAGGCGGCGTTGTTCTCTTTGATGCTGTGCCAGTGGGAGGGACCGCGCCGAACCTTGTGGTCGAAGGCTAGAACGTTGGAGGCGTTCGTGCTTGAGTGGGGGTTTAGCAACATGGTCATTGGTGCGGGTAAGGATGCGTGACGGACAGGTCTCGGATGAGGCGCTCACACTCCCTGTAGTAGTCGTGTGCTATCTGCTGTTCGTCGTGGAAGGCCAAAAaggaggtgggtttggtgtggTATTGGAAGCCGTGGGTGTCAAGGGTGAATGTCGATTCGTGACCGGTGATATCGGTGACTGTCACGGGAATGGCAATCATGGGGCGGGAGTTGTTGACTTGGGTactggaaaaggggggtgttggtgagtgAGACATGAGAGGGAGCGGTGACAGAAGGGGGGCATGAGATACCTTCCCACGTATAccggtgttgggggggtgccATCCTCTGGATCATCGTAGTGGTTGATCGTTGTGCGGATGTGGTGGCCCATGGTGGAATGTGATGATCCCTGTGTGAATCCCTCACCGGGGACCTGGATGACGGAGGCAGATCCGTCAGGGGTGAGGCTGCTGGTTGTGTGCACGTCTTCTCGGACTTACTCTGCATATGCCGGATGTTCACTTCACTCCACGAACTGCTTCGGTGATCAAAgataaagaagaaagagcAACTGGTCTGCTACGTTACCACTGTGGTTTAAACCGTCACACTTCAGCCAGTTTTT from Podospora pseudoanserina strain CBS 124.78 chromosome 1, whole genome shotgun sequence includes:
- a CDS encoding hypothetical protein (EggNog:ENOG503P04B) codes for the protein MTMLLNPHSSTNASNVLAFDHKVRRGPSHWHSIKENNAACRGPLHRAHVDQSYDGAVLRLREQFPNETDFTAVSQKRWQIINIWRPLSPILRDPLALCSAPSVPDTDLLPASIIYLKTGKRNESWTVKKPKPSSSHKWYYKHHQQPTEVILIKCFDSDLTCPARRVPHCAVEDPEHITAADRESVEVRCLVFY
- a CDS encoding hypothetical protein (EggNog:ENOG503NWYE; COG:S); amino-acid sequence: MGRQPGWSRPYDGDMPRHIDQDVHSAFVEFRNGSEPKCMSVQCLYCNQTRAKNTTRQKQHLLQCAPYLAAHPEIALQASAAADEAAAAGSSSEPQHGHPDASQYPNPNPPPGEHTNLGFMPNPRINGTPNQMPGHGGRASIGAPDGTPAAKRQKTKNSNLPEIPLREVHAAFAEFKAKDDDKCMSARCLHCNQVRAKNTSRQREHLMVCPGYQSVLKEKIPANNLRHQFDEDDVASSLALPTPSLTLDFRMSIRVKPKLSIGTANFGRESWISCVGGQWAGRFGKGILLPGGQDKQTTVKDMATRIDASYLLQTNDEQPALITCKVKGWWTGDRDVMERLQDPVAADNVAAHRYLFRVVIELETGDERYADVNTGLWVGSGCRRGAEIVYDAHRVS